In the genome of Fusarium fujikuroi IMI 58289 draft genome, chromosome FFUJ_chr02, one region contains:
- a CDS encoding related to putative C2H2 zinc finger protein flbC has translation MPNQYNQQETPFFTRRDQYQPPSPPMEEQKCSLPSISNLLGLADAGSPTSESSPTSRQHSPRFEVPPPSHGHSRAGSEWAKSSHRGLPPTPPMSTDASFEGYSSPTRKSSNQAYAGSAPRPYYYETTPPLEADAQRQASVPAIPRATPPATAPYPQQAHPTVYANPAPVGAYYQTAPVPSAAQSQEMNPYYQRPLPQAYPPPVSMPAPAPSGANPWQHHHYLNPTGAAAFPQSQDRYICPTCNKAFSRPSSLRIHSHSHTGEKPFKCPHAGCGKAFSVRSNMKRHERGCHSFEFNGSVIRG, from the exons ATGCCTAACCAATACAATCAACAAGAAACGCCCTTTTTTACTCGACGCGACCAGTATCAACCTCCTTCGCCCCCAATGGAGGAACAAAAGTGCTCTCTACCCTCAATCTCGAACCTCTTGGGTTTGGCCGATGCCGGCTCACCCACGAGTGAGTCCTCTCCAACTTCACGGCAGCATTCTCCTCGCTTTGAAG TTCCTCCACCTTCACATGGCCATAGCCGAGCTGGATCTGAATGGGCTAAGTCATCGCACCGTGGGCTTCCCCCTACACCACCTATGAGCACAGATGCATCTTTCGAAGGCTACAGCTCCCCCACAAGGAAATCATCCAACCAGGCGTATGCAGGCTCAGCACCAAGACCATACTATTACGAGACCACACCACCTCTAGAAGCCGATGCACAGCGTCAGGCATCAGTACCAGCTATTCCTCGAGCAACACCTCCAGCAACGGCTCCTTatcctcagcaagctcaccCCACGGTATACGCCAACCCAGCACCAGTGGGCGCTTACTACCAGACGGCGCCGGTGCCTTCTGCCGCTCAGTCTCAAGAGATGAACCCTTACTACCAGCGCCCTCTCCCACAAGCTTATCCCCCACCAGTGAGCATGCCGGCACCTGCTCCTTCGGGAGCTAACCCGTGGCAGCACCATCACTATCTCAACCCAACTGGAGCGGCTGCATTCCCGCAAAGCCAGGATCGGTATATTTGCCCGACTTGCAACAAAGCCTTTAGCAGGCCCAGCAGTCTACGAATCCACAGTCACTCGCATACGGGAGAGAAGCCCTTCAAATGTCCTCATGCTGGATGTGGCAAGGCTTTCAGCGTACGCAGCAACATGAAACGTCATGAGAGGGGCTGCCACAGCTTCGAATTTAATGGATCTGTGATTCGGGGTTGA